One Gallus gallus isolate bGalGal1 chromosome 11, bGalGal1.mat.broiler.GRCg7b, whole genome shotgun sequence DNA window includes the following coding sequences:
- the GALR1L gene encoding galanin receptor type 1-like isoform X2: MEEEEDNFVLFFGVNTSKCSLETNQTGAPPCWSGAAKGGPEVVIVPVLFGLIFLLGMVGNTMVLVILVRVRPGGRSSCSTTNIFILNLSIADFSFLLFCVPFQATIYSLPEWIFGAFFCKWVHYLAMATMLVSIFTLVAMSVDRYIAVVHAKHSSDIRSKRNAVLGVGVIWLLSLLIAIPVAQHQALMSGHQQAPNSSFCWENWAEGSTAKQTYKVMILLVGYLLPLVLITCCYAKVLHHLHTKVKNISKKSERSKKKAKQHLWHPYCNCFLFQLLLLALYKASFLHSLHSHVCFQSILETH, encoded by the exons atggaggaggaagaagacaattttgtgcttttctttgggGTCAACACCAGCAAGTGCAGCCTTGAGACTAACCAAACAGGAGCCCCACCATGCTGGTCAGGAGCTGCCAAGGGCGGTCCTGAGGTGGTTATCGTACCAGTGCTTTTTGGCTTGATTTTCCTGCTGGGAATGGTGGGGAACACAATGGTGTTGGTTATTTTGGTTCGTGTCCGGCCTGGGGGACGCTCATCATGCAGTACCACGAATATCTTCATCCTGAACTTGAGTATtgcagacttctcctttttaCTCTTCTGTGTCCCCTTCCAGGCTACCATCTACTCCCTTCCAGAGTGGATCTTTGGTGCCTTCTTTTGCAAGTGGGTTCACTACTTGGCCATGGCAACAATGCTGGTCAGCATCTTTACTCTGGTGGCTATGTCTGTGGACAGATACATTGCTGTGGTTCATGCCAAGCATTCGTCTGACATCCGCAGCAAACGCAACGCTGTCCTCGGCGTGGGTGTAATCTGGTTGCTGTCTCTACTCATTGCCATCCCTGTGGCCCAGCACCAGGCCCTTATGAGTGGTCATCAGCAGGCACCCAACAGCTCCTTCTGCTGGGAGAATTGGGCAGAGGGCTCAACAGCCAAGCAGACCTATAAGGTTATGATCCTGCTAGTAGGATACCTCCTGCCTCTGGTGCTCATCACCTGCTGCTACGCCAAG GTTTTGCATCATCTTCACACAAAAGTAAAGAATATTTCTAAGAAGTCAGAAAGATCAAAGAAGAAG gccAAACAGCATCTTTGGCATCCCTACTGCAACTGCTTTTTGTTCCAACTACTTCTCTTAGCACTTTATAAGGCATCCTTCTTGCACTCACTCCATTCCCATGTGTGCTTTCAGAGTATCCTTGAAACACACTGA